Part of the Flavobacterium sp. KS-LB2 genome is shown below.
TTCTATAGCATTACGAATATCCCCTTCTATCAAATAAAAATTGGGATGATTTATGAAATCCTTTAAATTATGCCTATAACCAGTTGCAAAATTATCAAAACAAACTACTTTATAGTCTTTCGACAAAAAATACTCACATAGATTCGAACCTATAAATCCTGCACCTCCAGTAATTAAAACGGAACTCTTTGTTTCTATTTGCATCTGTTTTTATTTTAAAACAATTACTTCGTTTGTTTATTCAAAATTTTCTGTGCTATCCTTTGATAGATGCTTTTAGGTTTTCCTTCTTCATAATATCCATTTGCATAGGTTCCATATCCATAACCGTACCCATAACCGTATCCATAACCCGTACCATATTTTGCTTTATTCACTAATCCATTCAAAATAATACTAGTATTATTCAACTCCCCGCGTTTCACTCTGTTATTTAATAGCGTAATCATTTCTTTTTTAGTAAAGTTTTGTCTAACTATATATAAAGTAACATCACAATATTGTGCTAACTCCAAAGCATCTGATACCAGTCCTACTGGTGGCGTATCCAGAATAATATAATCGTATTTTTTCTTTAACTCTGCTATTAGTTCTCCCATTCCTTGACTCATAATCATTTCAGCAGGATTGGGTGGAATAGGCCCTGACAAAATAACGTCTAGAAAAGGTATGTGTGTTTGATTGATGATTTCATCAATTGTTTTTTGTTTGATTAAATAATTAACCACCCCAATTTCATTCGACAAATTAAATTCAGCAGACAGTTTTGGCTTTCTTAAATCCAAACCAATAACCACTGTTTTTTTCTCGCTAAGAGCAAATACCGTAGCAATATTGATGGAACAAAATGTTTTTCCTTCACCACTCACAGAAGAGGTAATCATTAGTGTCTTTGCTCCGTCTAAATTTTGTTGTTTATATAAAAACTGAAGAGAGGAACGAATGGCTCTAAAAGATTCTGACAAAGCTGATTTTGGTTTATCAAAAACAGCTAAATTGGTATTTTCTTTATTAACTCCTACAACACCTATTAAAGGGATTTTTGTCATTTTACTAATATCCTCTGCATTTTGAACCGAATTATTGATAAAGAACACTGCAAATACAAAAACCAATGGAAAAAGTATCCCTAGAAATAAAGCCAATACATAATTAACTGATGTTTTTGGACCTATAAGTCCTCCACCAACATCTTTTGCTGGATCTATAAAATGAACATCTGATAGATTTGCCGCCTTAACAATATCTGCTTCACTTCTTTTTTGAAGAAAAGTACTGTAAATATTATCACTTAAATCATATTTCCTTTTGATTTTAATAAGCTCTTGTTGATCCTCCGGAAGTTGCTTTATAGTACTTTCAGTCTCATTTATTTTGCTACTCACCATTGCCAAATCATACTGAAGAGAAGATTTAGCAGTTGCTATATTTTCTAACAAGACGTTTTTGACAGCTTCCATTTGGTTGTCAAAATCTTTGAATATCTTATCGCTTTTTACAGCATAAGCCATCTCAGATCTTTGGGCTGATAATGCTATCAACTTCGAAACATTTACAACAATATTTGGGTCCTCTATTCCTGCAACAGAGGGAGCTGGAAGCTTCGCATAGTTTACACTACTTTTTAAATATG
Proteins encoded:
- a CDS encoding polysaccharide biosynthesis tyrosine autokinase, with protein sequence MLDIKDFSIFENQVSFDFKGFLIKIGSYWKWFLISLLITFTIAYQVNIRKEKIYGMETLISVKEESNPLFTSNTSLVFNWGGTSDQVQTISTTLQSRSHNELVVDKLQYYINYLVQGEYKLVDAYGSVPFYVNIDKSKGQLAGTLIGIKFINENTYEIRIPFQSQNVSVITYSDNSYSNTAVETGDFVKQYKVGEKVSLPFLNWKLQINENPGFYKGNEYFVSFSDFNGTVSAYKGINVSSDDKGGSIITLGMQGTNKARMVEYLNATVKMLIKRQLDSKNQFATNTIAFIDSTLVTMESQLKETGNELKTFRKGKNIYDIEEGGAKFSEKILEFDVKKDEVNRKMAYYNSLKSYLKSSVNYAKLPAPSVAGIEDPNIVVNVSKLIALSAQRSEMAYAVKSDKIFKDFDNQMEAVKNVLLENIATAKSSLQYDLAMVSSKINETESTIKQLPEDQQELIKIKRKYDLSDNIYSTFLQKRSEADIVKAANLSDVHFIDPAKDVGGGLIGPKTSVNYVLALFLGILFPLVFVFAVFFINNSVQNAEDISKMTKIPLIGVVGVNKENTNLAVFDKPKSALSESFRAIRSSLQFLYKQQNLDGAKTLMITSSVSGEGKTFCSINIATVFALSEKKTVVIGLDLRKPKLSAEFNLSNEIGVVNYLIKQKTIDEIINQTHIPFLDVILSGPIPPNPAEMIMSQGMGELIAELKKKYDYIILDTPPVGLVSDALELAQYCDVTLYIVRQNFTKKEMITLLNNRVKRGELNNTSIILNGLVNKAKYGTGYGYGYGYGYGYGTYANGYYEEGKPKSIYQRIAQKILNKQTK